In a genomic window of Zootoca vivipara chromosome 5, rZooViv1.1, whole genome shotgun sequence:
- the IWS1 gene encoding protein IWS1 homolog isoform X2, translating into MDTEYYGGEPSDDGGATPVQDEHDSGSDMEENGNEQHSGSENGSIGQHSENELSDGEDDRQTTEHPMTDSENEDTPRQKHSDSENEDAPNDNDSDSENEGTHRGKDSDSDNEDRPVHHASDSENEDAVNNQASDSETDEPPKGHGSDSENEEPQKPLASDSENEEPQKPLASDSENEEPQKPLASDSENEESHKDHTSDLENEEPQKRPASDSENEEHQKSHESDSENEVAPKPLASDSENEEPKVQPSDSETEDITRNKPETETGDSNKENKEEEEETENGAQLSDNEQLGKRLKDSDSEEEDSPKKQKLVDSDEEEGKEEEKLTKRKATVLSDSEDDEKTPAAKKSRIISDEESDSDAASEKYEKQKKPLASDSEDEGDKADDGKKKEEKDLFGSDSESGNEQENLIADIFGESGDEEEEEFTGFNQEDLEEEKGERKGAADDSDSDDNIKRGKHMDFMSDFDMMLQRKKSMSGKRRRNRDGGTFISDADDVVSAMIVKMNEAAEEDRQLNTQKKPALKKLTLLPIVVMHLKKQDLKETFIDSGVMSAIKEWLSPLPDRSLPALKIREELLKILQELPSVSQETLKHSGIGRAVMYLYKHPKESRPNKDMAGKLINEWSRPIFGLTSNYKGMTREEREQRDLEQMPQRRRLSSSGGQTPRRDLEKVLTGEEKALRPGDPGFCARARVPMPSNKDYVVRPKWNVEMESSRPGTVKKGISRLEKHKRKFAEQKRLSKVHRAVKFSIEGNRMPL; encoded by the exons ATGGACACGGAGTATTACGGTGGGGAACCGTCAG ATGATGGTGGAGCAACACCAGTGCAGGATGAACATGATTCAGGATCGGACATGGAAGAGAACGGAAATGAACAGCACTCTGGATCAGAGAATGGAAGCATAGGACAGCATTCAGAG AATGAACTTAGTGATGGAGAAGATGACAGACAAACTACAGAACACCCCATGACAGACTCTGAAAACGAAGATACTCCAAGGCAGAAACATAGTGATTCTGAAAACGAGGATGCTCCAAATGATAATGACAGTGACTCAGAAAATGAAGGTACTCATAGAGGTAAAGACAGTGATTCTGATAATGAGGATCGCCCAGTTCACCATGCCAGTGACTCTGAGAATGAAGATGCTGTAAATAACCAGGCCAGTGATTCTGAGACTGATGAGCCTCCTAAAGGCCATGGTAGCGATTCTGAAAATGAGGAACCCCAGAAGCCCTTGGCCAGTGATTCTGAAAATGAGGAACCCCAGAAGCCTTTGGCCAGTGATTCTGAAAATGAGGAACCCCAGAAGCCCTTGGCCAGTGATTCTGAAAATGAGGAATCTCACAAAGATCATACGAGTGACCTAGAAAATGAGGAGCCACAGAAACGTCCAGCCAGCGACTCAGAAAATGAAGAGCATCAAAAATCGCATGAGAGTGATTCAGAGAATGAAGTAGCTCCAAAACCTCTTGCCAGTGACTCTGAAAATGAGGAGCCAAAGGTTCAGCCCAGTGACTCTGAAACTGAAGATATTACCAGAAACAAACCAGAAACAGAGACCGGTGATagcaacaaagaaaataaagaggaggaggaggaaacagagaATGGTGCTCAGCTTTCAGACAATGAGCAACTAGGAAAAAGGCTTAAGGACTCTGACAGCGAGGAAGAAGACAGTCCTAAAAAACAGAAGCTAGTAGACAGTGAtgaggaagaagggaaagaagaggaaaaattGACAAAGAGGAAAGCTACTGTCCTCTCTGATAGTGAGGATGATGAAAAAACAC cagctgcaaaaaaaagccGCATAATCTCAGATGAAGAATCTGATAGTGATGCTGCATCAGAGAAATACGAGAAGCAAAAGAAACCTCTAGCGTCCGATAGCGAGGATGAGGGTGACAAGGCTGacgatggaaagaagaaagaagagaaggatCTTTTTGGGAGTGACAGTGAGTCAGGAAATGAGCAAGA AAACCTTATTGCAGATATCTTTGGAGAATCTGgagatgaagaagaggaagaatttaCA GGATTTAACCAGGAGGatttggaggaagagaaaggagaaaggaaaggagcaGCTGACGATTCAGACTCTGATGACAATATCAAAAGAGGAAAGCA CATGGACTTCATGTCAGATTTTGACATGATGTTACAACGGAAAAAGAGCATGAGTGGCAAACGCCGGCGCAACCGTGATGGCGGGACATTCATTAGCGATGCTGACGATGTAGTCAGCGCTATGATCGTGAAGATGAATGAAGCAGCAGAG GAGGATAGGCAGCTGAATACACAGAAGAAACCAGCACTAAAAAAGTTAACTTTGCTGCCAATTGTTGTTATGCACCTTAAAAA GCAGGACCTGAAAGAAACTTTCATTGACAGTGGTGTGATGTCTGCCATCAAAGAGTGGCTTTCCCCACTACCAGACCGGAGTCTACCAGCACTGAAAATTCGCGAGGAGCTTCTGAAGATTCTGCAAGAG TTGCCTAGTGTAAGCCAAGAGACCTTAAAGCACAGTGGGATTGGACGGGCAGTGATGTATCTCTACAAACACCCTAAGGAGTCACGACCCAACAAGGACATGGCAGGGAAGCTAATTA atgaGTGGTCTCGGCCAATTTTTGGTCTAACATCAAACTACAAGGGAATGACCAGAGAAGAAAGAGAGCAGAGGGATCTGGAGCAGATGCCACAGCGAAGGAGGTTGAGCAG CTCTGGTGGTCAAACACCCCGCAGGGACTTGGAAAAAGTATTAACAGGGGAGGAAAA AGCTCTAAGGCCTGGCGATCCAGGATTTTGTGCTCGTGCAAGAGTTCCAATGCCCTCCAACAAGGATTATGTGGTCAGACCCAAGTGGAATGTGGAAATGGAATCTTCTAGG CCCGGGACTGTAAAGAAAGGTATTAGTCGGTTGGAAAAACACAAGAGGAAGTTTGCTGAACAGAAACGACTCAGCAAAGTACATCGAGCTGTCAAATTCAGCATTGAAGGCAACAGGATGCCCTTATAG